One part of the Marmota flaviventris isolate mMarFla1 chromosome 4, mMarFla1.hap1, whole genome shotgun sequence genome encodes these proteins:
- the LOC139705524 gene encoding leucine-rich repeat transmembrane protein CCDC168-like yields MKVNIKDQVKLLEENVRNQIPLKQRALEIISNYLYSRPQESLIQDQHSVEIVISTQAQDFFPEQNAMQNQEFYETQFINQAQQFVPNQESVNSQSDIRASYFAQAQDLMKKPFYSSTQDFFQAQDTDRSLYYTEAPYCVEAQDSIKGLEFDEYLDDAQYSVWFEDSNKIKNSINVQESVCKNAEFLVLTFSPQSIAEDMSQLQMGKPKDQQQVALLEINQYSICSPMLLPPTVEGQKNRRKAPNRKSKLSLKVPSLKAKKTPLHESKLIICHTSKNRNELECESNTVKKELQQRKDVSNVTSHLISISRLSTPHINKYCRKKLVTGMPCLQKCGYFLQEQNKSPDKKKIKYADSIKRENPGIIKNVKLYDKENIGLKNISPKMLPELEQSFTVNTEEVKASCTLLEANQKSTESPKDLKQTLDPHIPNHDMPSEETTGEPVQKLVSSPKMKSNGGMKVQDDLPSKEESHLLLSNGEEFAATTLNMQRCFPQENTQQQKDFLEVVLEMSDVNLLISLGTKRYISSEDSEGIKSPVSTKSVNLKQKKPLRLNISENGNLSESEELECNTGSFIRNMHQDERTSDAFDNATYTTIPEPTNVEMHGRLKAKTDTSTIIIKGSHSASKQEKLPDAKRTKKAKYIRSSASKKPQQYDSEQGEEEEQAVVPQVTPDFRFSLQLKQKPKYVKFEMEQICSGNRKSQNKEQEIPSQTLSNQTILETNPCPMMDSFQVEKLKQNTDRSAGKESAMDHMNLIIPENLPTGEYLIETMACWVPFGGNPRKTLHGHITEEKEHLKRDLPAVAMRSSQIRKVLSRTKNILSARHAIMKVKKLANSLMLCTKRHDAPSHRKKMGDGFKVKKMLQDKILADALLDVYPHLSILPNARMDSRLNAQKITHISLIQERSHVNKENESQNTLKANLQDEVNEVRDHLPKAVPYAHTMEESKAEKKMHQPVPFTETMKESVESLRMAPPHTENLKRSLATQTDFQCTAGLEISPPISEKSLRGDPFDQTKENNVPSIRSDTREMDHHFAGEKAELPKDLQETSPETFSCCMPVRSDSKGKKNRVRFANVTNTVKFKCMKMNPPVSQISSITSHREKLDFKNKVTKINPIKDLVPECLNALYSPIYETLPGEYSQAQMKQGELASKKYIDVFAKSSVVHEREVFQEEEEQKASLEVAPQESQHLWSDACQIKKTHLDEPNLSLISCLTQELPIIGQGVQHQAVFPQTTLEASLKKDPTEAELWKPNQMQNDIEVPMGPKIPPLQAEKDIKISKEAKTRESQT; encoded by the exons ATGAAAGTAAATATCAA agACCAAGTTAAACTTTTGGAAGAAAATGTGAGAAATCAAATTCCTTTGAAACAGAGAGCATTAGAAATTATAAGTAATTATCTGTATTCCCGACCTCAAGAGTCATTGATTCAGGATCAACATTCTGTTGAGATTGTTATTTCTACCCAAGCACAAGATTTTTTTCCAGAACAAAATGCTATGCAGAATCAAGAGTTTTATGAGACACAATTTATTAATCAAGCCCAACAATTTGTTCCCAACCAAGAATCAGTCAACAGCCAGTCTGATATCAGGGCTAGCTATTTTGCTCAGGCTCAAGATTTGATGAAGAAACCATTTTACAGCAGCACACAAGACTTCTTCCAGGCCCAAGATACAGATAGGAGCCTATATTATACCGAAGCTCCATATTGTGTTGAGGCACAAGATTCAATCAAGGGCCTAGAATTTGATGAATATTTAGATGACGCCCAATATTCTGTTTGGTTTGAAGATTCCAACAAGATTAAAAATTCAATCAACGTGCAAGAAAGTGTTTGTAAGAATGCTGAATTTCTAGTTTTAACTTTTAGTCCACAGTCAATTGCTGAAGATATGTCACAACTACAGATGGGAAAGCCAAAAGACCAGCAACAAGTTGCTTTATTAGAAATAAACCAGTATTCTATATGTAGCCCAATGCTCCTTCCACCTACTGTTGAAGggcagaaaaacagaagaaaagcacCAAATCGTAAAAGCAAACTCAGTCTTAAAGTTCCATctctaaaagcaaagaaaactccTTTGCACGAATCAAAACTCATAATATGTCACACTTCAAAAAACAGGAATGAGTTAGAATGTGAGAGTAACACTGTCAAGAAAGAATTACAGCAAAGAAAAGATGTATCAAATGTAACTTCGCATCTTATTTCTATCTCCAGGCTTAGTACTCCTCACATTAACAAATATTGCCGAAAAAAACTAGTGACAGGCATGCCATGCTTACAAAAATGTGGATATTTTCTGCAAGAACAAAATAAGTcaccagataaaaagaaaatcaagtacGCAGATTCTATTAAGAGAGAAAACCCAGGtatcattaaaaatgtaaaactgtatgacaaagaaaatataggacTAAAAAACATTTCACCCAAAATGTTACCTGAGCTAGAACAATCTTTCACAGTCAACACTGAAGAAGTAAAGGCATCTTGCACATTATTAGAAGCAAACCAGAAGAGTACAGAGTCTCCTAAAGACCTTAAGCAAACACTTGACCCACACATTCCAAACCATGATATGCCTTCAGAAGAAACAACAGGGGAACCTGTGCAGAAACTTGTTTCATCTCCTAAGATGAAATCAAACGGAGGCATGAAAGTACAGGATGATCTACCAAGTAAGGAGGAGTCCCATCTACTACTTTCAAATGGAGAGGAGTTTGCAGCTACTACACTAAATATGCAGAGGTGTTTTCCACAGGAAAATACACAGCAACAAAAAGATTTTCTGGAAGTTGTTCTAGAAATGTCAGATGTCAATTTACTCATTTCCCTTGGAACCAAAAGGTATATAAGTAGTGAAGACTCAGAAGGCATAAAAAGTCCAGTGAGTACAAAAAGTGTCAATCTGAAGCAAAAGAAACCATTAAGActtaatatttcagaaaatggTAACCTGAGTGAAAGTGAGGAATTGGAGTGCAACACTGGCAGCTTTATAAGAAATATGCATCAAGATGAAAGGACATCTGATGCATTTGATAATGCCACTTACACTACCATTCCTGAACCAACCAATGTGGAAATGCACGGCAGATTAAAAGCCAAGACAGATAcatcaacaataataataaagggaaGTCATTCAGCATCAAAGCAAGAAAAACTGCCAGATGCAAAGAGAACAAAGAAGGCAAAATATATTCGAAGCTCTGCTTCTAAAAAGCCACAACAATATGATAGTGAACAAGGGGAAGAAGAGGAACAAGCAGTAGTTCCTCAGGTGACCCCAGACTTCAGGTTCAGCCTACAGCTGAAGCAAAAGCCCAAATATGTCAAATTTGAAATGGAACAAATCtgttcaggaaatagaaaatctcaaaataaagagcaaGAAATACCATCACAAACTCTTTCTAATCAAACTATTCTGGAGACGAATCCATGCCCCATGATGGATTCATTTCAAGTTGAGAAACTGAAGCAAAACACAGACAGATCTGCAGGCAAAGAAAGTGCTATGGATCATATGAATCTTATAATTCCAGAGAATTTGCCAACTGGTGAATATTTAATTGAAACAATGGCATGTTGGGTCCCCTTTGGTGGAAACCCCAGAAAGACATTGCATGGTCATATTACAGAGGAGAAGGAACACTTAAAAAGAGATTTACCTGCAGTTGCTATGAGGTCTTCTCAAATCAGAAAAGTACTGtcaagaacaaaaaatatactCAGTGCCAGGCATGCAATTATGAAAGTAAAGAAGTTAGCAAATTCATTAATGCTTTGTACCAAGAGACATGATGCTCCAAGCCATAGGAAAAAAATGGGAGACGGTTTTAAAGTTAAGAAGATGCTGCAAGACAAAATTTTGGCAGACGCACTTCTGGATGTCTACCCTCACTTGTCTATTTTGCCTAATGCTAGAATGGATAGCAGATTAAATGCACAGAAAATCACTCATATCAGTCTCATACAAGAGAGATCCCATGTTAATAAGGAAAATGAATCTCAAAACACACTAAAAGCTAACTTGCAAGATGAAGTGAATGAGGTCAGAGACCATCTACCAAAAGCAGTCCCTTATGCACATACAATGGAGGAGagtaaagcagagaaaaaaatgcatcaaCCAGTCCCATTTACTGAAACCATGAAGGAGTCTGTTGAGTCCCTTAGAATGGCTCCACCTCACACTGAAAATTTGAAGAGAAGCCTAGCAACACAGACTGACTTCCAGTGCACAGCAGGCTTGGAGATATCTCCTCCAATATCAGAAAAATCACTAAGGGGAGACCCTTTtgatcaaacaaaagaaaataatgttccAAGTATTAGGAGTGATACAAGGGAAATGGATCACCATTTTGCAGGAGAAAAAGCAGAATTACCAAAAGATTTACAAGAAACTTCCCCAGAAACTTTTAGTTGCTGCATGCCTGTGCGGTCTGACtctaaagggaagaaaaacagagTAAGATTTGCAAACGTGACAAATACAGTGAAATTCAAATGCATGAAAATGAATCCACCAGTCTCACAAATTTCCAGTATCACAAGCCATAGAGAGAAATTGGACTTTAAAAACAAGGTTACAAAGATAAACCCAATTAAAGACTTGGTACCCGAATGTCTAAACGCCCTCTACTCTCCCATATATGAAACATTGCCAGGAGAGTACTCTCAAGCTCAGATGAAGCAAGGAGAACTGGCAAGTAAAAAGTATATTGATGTCTTTGCTAAGAGTAGTGTAGTCCATGAGAGAGAGGTTTTCCAAGAGGAGGAGGAACAAAAAGCTTCCCTAGAAGTAGCTCCACAGGAGAGCCAACACCTGTGGTCTGATGCATGTCAAATAAAGAAAACCCACCTTGATGAACCAAACCTATCACTGATAAGCTGCTTAACACAGGAGCTACCTATTATTGGGCAAGGTGTGCAGCACCAAGCAGTTTTCCCACAAACTACTTTGGAGGCTAGTCTCAAAAAGGATCCCACAGAAGCTGAATTATGGAAACCCAACCAAATGCAAAATGACATAGAAGTCCCTATGGGTCCTAAGATTCCACCTCTCCAA gcagaaaaagacATTAAGATTAGCAAGGAGGCAAAGACCAGAGAGTCGCAGACTTAG